In the genome of Bradyrhizobium sp. CB3481, the window CCTCGACCGCCGGCATGGACCGCAAGGCCGCGATCAATTTCGCGCGCGTCGGCGCGCAGAAATTGTGGGCGGGCACGGTGACGATCAGGCCGGACGCCAAGACCGGCGCGCATCATCACGGCCATCTCGAAAGCATCATCTATGTCGTGAAGGGCAAGGCGCGGATGCGCTGGGGCGAGCATCTGCAGTTCACCGCCGAAGCCGGCCCCGGCGATTTCATCTTCGTGCCGCCCTATGTGCCGCATCAGGAGATCAACGCCAGCCCCGACGAAGTGCTGGAATGCGTGCTGGTGCGCTCTGATGGCGAGGCGGTTGCGATCAATCTCGACATCGAGCCGGTGGAAAAGCCGGAGACGGTATTGTGGATCGATCCGGTTCATCGCGATCCTGCCGAAAAGAAATAAAGAATCGCAATCGTCGCCATCGGCTGGTGTCACGGGGGAATGTCATGACGCTTGTTCGCTATGAGAGCGCAGGCCACGTCGCCACCATTACGATGGATCGTGCGTCCGCGCATAATGCGCTCAATAACGCGCTATGCGATGAACTGCGCGAGGCCTGGCAGCGCTTCCACGAAAGCGATGACCGCGTTGCGGTGCTTGCTTCGTCCGAAGAGAAGTATTTTTCGGTCGGTGCCGACGTCAGGGATCTCCCGGTCAACATGTGGCATGCGGTGCCGGGTCTTGGCGTCGAGCTGGACAAGCCGGTGATTGCCGCGACCTCGGGTTGGGTCGTCGGCGGCGCCTTCGTGCTGGTGCAGATGGCGGACATGTGTGTGGCGTCGGAGACGACGCGCTTCATCTATCCCGAGGGCAAGATCGGCACCACCGCCGGCGGAATCTCCTCGGTGATGG includes:
- a CDS encoding enoyl-CoA hydratase-related protein, translating into MTLVRYESAGHVATITMDRASAHNALNNALCDELREAWQRFHESDDRVAVLASSEEKYFSVGADVRDLPVNMWHAVPGLGVELDKPVIAATSGWVVGGAFVLVQMADMCVASETTRFIYPEGKIGTTAGGISSVMARMPHKIAMEFLLVGEEMSAERAYQIGFVNKVAPSGQHVALAQEMAAKIAANAPLVVRALKKLARDAMPKGPLEGVAEVRRLLDVIRDSEDLKEGVKAFTEKRKPDFKGK
- a CDS encoding cupin domain-containing protein; protein product: MTGTHDHSHSHHHHDHDERWKHDGVRVIPGNQLDPNVPSTAGMDRKAAINFARVGAQKLWAGTVTIRPDAKTGAHHHGHLESIIYVVKGKARMRWGEHLQFTAEAGPGDFIFVPPYVPHQEINASPDEVLECVLVRSDGEAVAINLDIEPVEKPETVLWIDPVHRDPAEKK